The Dyadobacter sp. 676 DNA window GGAATGTCCGTTGTGGGGATGTTCTTCCTTTCTTATAACTACCTGGCGCAAGCCGGTTGGTCGGCAGTGTTCAAAAGAATACCCGAGGCTATGCCCGCATTCCTGCCTTTCACAGGAGCAGTAATGATCATTACATTCCTTTTGGGAGGCCATGATCTTTTCCATTGGACGCATGAGGGCCTTTACGAAGTGGGTGGTCCTGAATACGACAAAGTTATTGCCGGTAAACATGGTTACTTGAATACGCCTTTTTTCCTGGCACGTCTGGTAATCTATTTTGTAATCTGGTATTATCTATGGAGAGTAATCCGTAACCTGTCATTGCAGGAGGACGAAATCGGCGGAACGGAGTTCTACGAGAAATCTATCCGCATTGGAACCGCATTTCTGGTGGTGTTTGGTGTCACCTCTTCCACATCTGCATGGGACTTCGTAATGTCGATCGATACACACTGGTTCAGTACGATGTTCGGCTGGTATACTTTGGCTAGCTGGCACGTGGCCGGATTGGCTGTAATTACTCTCACCGTGGTAATGCTGCGCGAAAGAGGTTACCTGAGGGCGGTTAATTCAAGCCACCTGCGCGATCTGGGTAAGTTTGTATTTGCGTTCAGTATTTTCTGGACTTACGTGTGGTTCGCGCAGTTCCTTTTGATCTACTACGCCAACCTTCCCGAAGAAACGATCTATTTCATCGAGCGTTTCCGCGGACACGGTGGGTTCTTCAAGGCACCTTTCTTCATCAACCTGTTCCTGAACTTCTTCTTCCCATTCCTCGTGTTGATGACACGCGATGCGAAGTTCACACACTCGATCCTGAAAGTGGCTTGCTGGAGTGTAATTATCGGACACTGGTTTGATTTCTACACGAATATTATGCCGGGAACTGTTGGCGCGAGCGCTGAACTTGGACCTTTGGAGTGGGGTTTCTTCCTGGTGTTCCTTTGTGCATTTACCTATACAATCGCAACGCAATTGACCAAGGCAAACCTGATCCCGAGAAATCACCCGATGTTGGAGGAGTCATTGCACCACGATATCGCCTAATTGCAAAAACAGTAAATCATCATGTATATTATTATCGCATTAGTTGCTCTTGTATTTATTGTCCTCACCGGGGTAGTGATAGCCAGGTTGCAGGGTGTTTTGAAGAGTATCAACAAAACCGATTCAGAGGAAGTTGTAACGACTGGTAATAAATTCAACGGTGCCATGTTTATCGTGACATTGCTGATTGGTGCTGTGGCAATTACCTGGTCATACCTGCATTCACGAGAGTTCTTCCTTCCCGAAGCATCATCCGTTCACGGCAGAAGAACCGACGACCTGTTCTGGTTTTCTATGGGAATCCTGACGATCCCTTTCATTTTGGTTAACTTCCTGGTGTTCTTCTTTGCCTGGAAATACCAACATAAAAAAGGAAACCGTGCTACATTCTATCCCGAAAATCACAAGCTTGAACTGATCTGGACTATCATCCCCGCCGTAGTGATGGCGTTGCTGGTATTCACAGGCTGGAAAGCATGGTCGGATATTACCGCGGAAGCACCACGCGATGCGGAGGTGATCGAAATCACGGGTAAGCAATTCAACTGGATCGCACGGTACGGCGGTGTCGATAATAACAAGCTTGGTGACTATAACTATAAACTGATTGACGCGCAAAACGAAGTAGGTATCGATTTGTCGGACGAGAATTCATTCGACGACTTTACCAATCCTTCCGAAATGCACATTCCGGTGGGCCGTCCTGTATTGCTGAAAATCCGCGCCCGCGACGTATTGCACAGCGTATTCATTCCTCATATGCGTGTGAAAATGGATGCGGTGCCAGGTTTGCCAACCAAATTCTGGTTCGTACCCGACAAAACAACCGCCGATATGCGCGCCGAAACCGGTAACCCGAAATTTGACTATGAGATTGCTTGTACGGAGGTATGTGGACAAGGTCACTTTTCAATGAAAATGAGATTGATCGTAGACGACGAGGCTACATACCAGAAATGGGTTTCAGAGCAGGCGACTTTCCTGCAAACATACCCTGAGTATCTTGCGAAAGTTCCTGAGAACCTGAAAGCGAAGGCCATGAAATATGTGCCTGCCGAAGCAGCTGCTCCTGCGGCTGACAGCTCAGCAACATCTGCCGGCGGTGCCGGAGCAAGTTCTAGTCTACGATAATTCTATTAATTAAATACAATAAAAGTATATGTCAGCTATTGAAGGATTGGAAACAGCTCACCACCACGCAGACGAGCATGACCACCACCATGAAGCACAAAGCTTTTGGCAGAAATATGTATTTTGTGAAGACCACAAGGTAATTGCCAAGCAGTATCTGATCACGGGTATTGTGTGGGCTGTTATCGGGATTACCATGTCGGTGATCTTCCGTATCCAGCTCGGTTTGCCCGATTCCAACCTGTCCTGGTTAAAGCCTGTGTTGGGTGGATGGATCAGCGATGCGGGTAAGCTCGACCCTAACTTCTACCTGGCTTTGGTAACAATGCACGGTACCATCATGGTATTCTTTGTATTGACGGCCGGTTTGAGCGGTACTTTCAGCAACTTCCTGATTCCCCTTCAGGTGGGAGCGCGCGATATGGCGTCGGGTTTCATGAACATGCTTTCGTACTGGTTCTTCTTTCTGGCCAGCATTATCATGTTCGCCTCTTTGTTCCTGCAACAGGGACCTGCCGCGGGTGGCTGGGTAATCTACCCACCATTGAGCGCATTACCACAGGCACACCCTGGCTCAGGCATGGGTATGACGTTATGGTTGGCTAGTATGGCATTCTTTATCGTGTCGCAGCTATTGGGTGGTATCAACTACATTACTACGGTTATCAACCTGCGTACGAGAGGTATGTCGTTCGACCGGCTGCCTCTGACGATCTGGTCATTCCTGATCACGGCGGTGCTGGGTCTGATCTCGTTCCCTGTATTGCTTTCATCCGTATTGCTGCTGATTTTCGACCGTCATTTCGGTACCAGCTTTTATCTTTCCGACATTTATATCAATGGTGAAGCGCTGCCAAACGTGGGTGGTAGCCCGATCCTGTTCCAGCACTTGTTCTGGTTCCTAGGTCACCCTGAGGTATATATCGTACTCTTGCCTGCTTTGGGTATTACATCCGAGGTAATCGCGACGAATTCTCGCAAACCGATCTTCGGTTACCGTGCGATGATCGCATCCATGCTCGGTATCGCCTTCCTGGCGTTTATCGTATGGGCGCACCACATGTTCGTAACAGGTATGAACCCATTCCTCGGATCGGTCTTCATGTTCCTGACGCTCATTATCGCGGTACCTTCTGCGGTAAAAGGTTTTAACTACATCACCACCCTTTGGCGAGGTAATATTGTATTCACGCCGGGTATGCTGTTCTCGATCGGTCTGGTTTCCCTGTTCGTATCGGGTGGTTTAACAGGTATTATTCTTGGTAACAGTGCATTGGACATTCAATTGCACGACACATACTTCGTAGTAGCTCACTTCCACTTGGTAATGGGCGCGGCGTCGGCGTTCGGTCTGTTTGCGGGGGTTTACCATTGGTTCCCCAAAATGTTCGGCCGTATGATGAACACGTCGCTGGGCCAGGTACACTTCTGGTTGACGTTCATCGGGATTTACATGGTGTTTATTCCAATGCACTATGTGGGTATCGCGGGCTTCCCTCGCCGTTACTATCAGTTCACCAGCTACGACTTTACGCATAAGTTCATGGATATGAACATGTTTATCTCCATAGCGGCGATATTCACGTTCCTCGCGCAGTTTATATTCCTCTGGAATTTCTTTTACAGCATTTTCAAAGGAAGAAAAGCGCCGCAAAATCCCTGGCGTTCGAATACGCTGGAATGGACCGCTCCTATCAATCCGGGTCATGGAAACTGGGAAGGCGAAATTCCTGCGGTATACCGTTGGTCATATGATTACAGCAAACCGGGTGCGAAAGAAGATTTCATTCCTCAGAACATCCCGTATTCTCAAACACCCGAGTCGAACTTCCCTCATGAGAATGAGCTGATCGCACTGGAGAAGGTGATTGAGTCCCAGAACTTTAATGACCAGTTCAAAACACATCATTGATCTTAAAGCCAATCGCCGGTTCCGGCGATTGGCTTTAAATACGCTCATTACGCTCTATTCGGTGGTAATAGCCGGCGGCGTTGTGAGAAGTACGGGCTCGGGAATGGGCTGCCCCGACTGGCCTAAATGCTTCGGCAGATGGGTCCCACCCACGGAGGCATCACAACTTCCTGCGAATTACAAGGAAATTTATGGTGCCAAACTGAAAGGGGAGGTCGAGTTCAATGCATCCAAGACCTGGACGGAGTATATCAACAGGCTTGTCGGGGTATTCACCGGCATCATGATTTTCCTGACGCTCCTGGCATCCATTCCGTTTTTGAAATCGGGGAACAAACGGATTTTTTTTCTAAGCCTTACAGCTTTTTTGTTGACCGGTTTCCAGGGATGGCTCGGAGCCAAGGTAGTTTCTTTTGAATTGCATCCGGTGATCGTGACATTGCATATGTTGCTGGCCATCGTGATAGTTTTTATCCTGCTTTATGTGTTCACATGGGCCGGATACGTCGAAAAAGTACTGACGTTGCGGGAAGGCAGCGAAAAGGTGCTCAGCGGAATCGGGATCGCGGTAATGGCCTTGTCGCTGTTTCAGATCCTGCTCGGAACGCAGGTGCGTGAGGCCATGGATCTGGCGATCATGAAGCTCGGCTACGGCGCACGTTCGCAGTGGATCGATGAACTGGGCGCCAATTTTTACATTCACCGGTCCTTTTCGATACTGGTCTTCGTGGTGAATGTAATCTGGATCAACAGGGTGTTGAAAACCGGAAACAAGGGAACGGTAGCGGGCAAAATTGCAATAGCCTGTCTCTGGATCCTGATCGCGGAGATCGTAACGGGGGTGGTGATGGCATATTTCGGAGTGCCGGCATTTGCCCAGCCCATACACCTCACATTCGCGATACTGCTGATCGGCCTCCAATTTATTGTTTGGCTGATCGTAAATGGCAGGAAATACTTAAAATACAATGGCGTAGCCTTGTCTGGCGATAGCCGGGTTTAGAATTTTCAATTTCTGTAATAATGATTTCAGTAGAGGAAAGCGCAAGCGGGGTTGGGAAGATCAGAGAGAGATTAGGGGTTTTATTTGAATTATTAAAGTTCCGGCTGGCGTCATTGATTGCATTCTCGGGAGCAATGGGATATTGCCTGGGCTCGCGGGATGTAAAAACCGGCGACCTGGTGCTGTTTATTTTCGCGTCGATCGGTATTACCGGTGCGGCGAACATCATCAACCAGATTCTCGAAAAGGACCTGGACAAAATGATGAAAAGAACGGCTTCTCGGCCGTTGCCTAGCGGAAGAATTACAGTGGAGCAAGCTGCGACCTGGGCGGTGGTCCTGGGTGTAGCGTCTCTGGCGATATTTGTAATGTTTTTTAACCTGACAACAGGGTTGATTTCCCTGCTGTCGTTGGTGCTTTACGGATTTGTTTATACCCCGTTGAAGCGCGTCGGTCCGATTGCCGTGTTCGTAGGGGCATTCCCTGGCGCATTTCCTCCGATGATCGGATGGGTGGCGGCAACGAACCATTTCGGACTGGAACCCGGCATTTTGTTTGCGATTCAGTTTTTCTGGCAGTTCCCGCATTTCTGGGCCATTGCCTGGGTTTTGGACGAAGATTACAAGAGAGCAGGCTTCAAATTGTTGCCAGCCAATGGTTTGAAAGATTCGGATACGACATTGCAGATTATGATCTATACCTTGTTCCTGCTTCCGATTGGCTGGTTGCCGTACGAATTGGGAATGACAGGTATCAATTCCGCATTCATCGCGACGGTTTTCGGGGTGCTGTTCCTTGCGCAAACGTTCCACCTGATGCGCACTTGCACGGACAAGACCGCGAAGCAGTTGATGTTCGGATCGTTCATTTACCTGCCTATCGTGCAAATTGCTTTTTTGTTGGATAAATTGTGAAATAGAATCGAGTGAAAATGGAAAACGTTCAGCAATATAAATTGGAGAGAGAGCCTCAGGAGACGCTTTCGATGGACCCGAAGAAGTTTATTCTTTGGTTGTTCCTTGTAACGATCATCATGCTTTTCGCTTCGCAAAGCAGCGCGTACCTCGTACGCCGCGCCGAAGGGAACTGGCTCGAATTTGAAATGCCGCAGATATTCTGGTACAGCACGGTGGTACTCATAATGAGCAGCGTAGCAATGCAATGGGCCTATTTCTCGGCAAAAAAAGATCAGTTCCAACAATTGAAAATAGCAATTTCTATTACTTTTGTACTCGGCCTGATCTTCCTTTACATGCAGTTTCAGGGCTGGAAAGAGCTGGTAGCTATGAATGTCTATTTTGTTGGAAACCCGTCCGGTTCGTTCTTTTACGTGTTCACGGGGCTTCATGGTTTCCACATTATCACCGGCCTGATTGTTTTGGTATTCGCATTGATAGCAGCATTCAAGCTGAACATGCATTCCAAAAATCTGAGAAGAATTCAGATCAGTGCCACTTACTGGCATTTTTTGGATATACTCTGGTTATACCTTTTTGTTTTTTTATTGACCTTTAATTAAATAATTCCTTTTATCAATGGCGGCACATGTAACAACACCCGGCGCGGTAGAACCCAAAATGTGGTTGGGGGGTATTGAGCCTATGAAAGCAAGTTACGGTAAACTGATGATGTGGTTCTTCCTCATCTCCGATACCTTTACTTTCTCTGCCTTGCTGGTGGCCTACGGTACAGCCCGGTTCAGTTTCCCAGCATTCACCGGAAAACACGAAGATTTCACCTTCTCCAATATGTACTGGCCGGTACCTGAAAGGGTTTACGAAGCCGTACCGTTCCTTCACGGTGTTTCGTTGCCGTTGGTATTCGTTGGTATCATGACATTCATCCTCATCGCAAGCTCCGTAACCATGGTACTTGCAGTGGAGGCCGGTCACCGCATGGACCGTGCGAATGTTGAAAAATATATGCTTTGGACAATCCTCGGCGGTTTTACCTTCCTTGGTTGTCAGGCTTGGGAATGGACGCACTTTATCCACGGTACCGACACCGGAACCGTGATGAAAGTAATCGAAAACGGTACCTGGGTCGAGAAAACAATTCACGGGGCGAACCTGACCGAGAACCAGTACGGCCCTCCCGCATTCGCCGATTTCTTCTTCTTCATCACAGGTTTCCACGGAACGCACGTATTCTCCGGTGTGATCCTGAACATCCTGATATTCTTCCGCGCGGCGACAGGTTTCTACGACAAAAGGGGAAGCTATGAAATGGTGGAAAAAGTGGGTCTTTACTGGCACTTTGTAGACCTGGTTTGGGTGTTTGTATTTACATTCTTCTACCTGGTTTAATTTATAGGACAATATTAAAATTGAAGTAAAATGGCGGAAGTACATCATCACCACGTACATAACCAGGATCCCGAAGCAGGGGCCGAGCAGCGTAAAGCGATCTGGAAGACCTTTTGGATTCTTTTGATCATTACCTCACTCGAGTTCTTGATCGCATTTACCATTCCCCACGGCGTTTTGAAGGTTTCG harbors:
- a CDS encoding COX15/CtaA family protein, yielding MALNTLITLYSVVIAGGVVRSTGSGMGCPDWPKCFGRWVPPTEASQLPANYKEIYGAKLKGEVEFNASKTWTEYINRLVGVFTGIMIFLTLLASIPFLKSGNKRIFFLSLTAFLLTGFQGWLGAKVVSFELHPVIVTLHMLLAIVIVFILLYVFTWAGYVEKVLTLREGSEKVLSGIGIAVMALSLFQILLGTQVREAMDLAIMKLGYGARSQWIDELGANFYIHRSFSILVFVVNVIWINRVLKTGNKGTVAGKIAIACLWILIAEIVTGVVMAYFGVPAFAQPIHLTFAILLIGLQFIVWLIVNGRKYLKYNGVALSGDSRV
- a CDS encoding cbb3-type cytochrome c oxidase subunit I, whose product is MSAIEGLETAHHHADEHDHHHEAQSFWQKYVFCEDHKVIAKQYLITGIVWAVIGITMSVIFRIQLGLPDSNLSWLKPVLGGWISDAGKLDPNFYLALVTMHGTIMVFFVLTAGLSGTFSNFLIPLQVGARDMASGFMNMLSYWFFFLASIIMFASLFLQQGPAAGGWVIYPPLSALPQAHPGSGMGMTLWLASMAFFIVSQLLGGINYITTVINLRTRGMSFDRLPLTIWSFLITAVLGLISFPVLLSSVLLLIFDRHFGTSFYLSDIYINGEALPNVGGSPILFQHLFWFLGHPEVYIVLLPALGITSEVIATNSRKPIFGYRAMIASMLGIAFLAFIVWAHHMFVTGMNPFLGSVFMFLTLIIAVPSAVKGFNYITTLWRGNIVFTPGMLFSIGLVSLFVSGGLTGIILGNSALDIQLHDTYFVVAHFHLVMGAASAFGLFAGVYHWFPKMFGRMMNTSLGQVHFWLTFIGIYMVFIPMHYVGIAGFPRRYYQFTSYDFTHKFMDMNMFISIAAIFTFLAQFIFLWNFFYSIFKGRKAPQNPWRSNTLEWTAPINPGHGNWEGEIPAVYRWSYDYSKPGAKEDFIPQNIPYSQTPESNFPHENELIALEKVIESQNFNDQFKTHH
- a CDS encoding cytochrome c oxidase subunit II — translated: MYIIIALVALVFIVLTGVVIARLQGVLKSINKTDSEEVVTTGNKFNGAMFIVTLLIGAVAITWSYLHSREFFLPEASSVHGRRTDDLFWFSMGILTIPFILVNFLVFFFAWKYQHKKGNRATFYPENHKLELIWTIIPAVVMALLVFTGWKAWSDITAEAPRDAEVIEITGKQFNWIARYGGVDNNKLGDYNYKLIDAQNEVGIDLSDENSFDDFTNPSEMHIPVGRPVLLKIRARDVLHSVFIPHMRVKMDAVPGLPTKFWFVPDKTTADMRAETGNPKFDYEIACTEVCGQGHFSMKMRLIVDDEATYQKWVSEQATFLQTYPEYLAKVPENLKAKAMKYVPAEAAAPAADSSATSAGGAGASSSLR
- a CDS encoding quinol:cytochrome C oxidoreductase, producing the protein MASAHSIPSIEERFEFTSGAKRSLLIGGGVGLALVLLGAYLAANGGGGHEVAAHGAEHAAAAGHAAAEHGAAAAAHGADAHGAAAEGGHHAKSWVARIWANLWVNGVYFTGMSVVGMFFLSYNYLAQAGWSAVFKRIPEAMPAFLPFTGAVMIITFLLGGHDLFHWTHEGLYEVGGPEYDKVIAGKHGYLNTPFFLARLVIYFVIWYYLWRVIRNLSLQEDEIGGTEFYEKSIRIGTAFLVVFGVTSSTSAWDFVMSIDTHWFSTMFGWYTLASWHVAGLAVITLTVVMLRERGYLRAVNSSHLRDLGKFVFAFSIFWTYVWFAQFLLIYYANLPEETIYFIERFRGHGGFFKAPFFINLFLNFFFPFLVLMTRDAKFTHSILKVACWSVIIGHWFDFYTNIMPGTVGASAELGPLEWGFFLVFLCAFTYTIATQLTKANLIPRNHPMLEESLHHDIA
- a CDS encoding cytochrome c oxidase subunit 3, whose amino-acid sequence is MENVQQYKLEREPQETLSMDPKKFILWLFLVTIIMLFASQSSAYLVRRAEGNWLEFEMPQIFWYSTVVLIMSSVAMQWAYFSAKKDQFQQLKIAISITFVLGLIFLYMQFQGWKELVAMNVYFVGNPSGSFFYVFTGLHGFHIITGLIVLVFALIAAFKLNMHSKNLRRIQISATYWHFLDILWLYLFVFLLTFN
- the cyoE gene encoding heme o synthase; amino-acid sequence: MISVEESASGVGKIRERLGVLFELLKFRLASLIAFSGAMGYCLGSRDVKTGDLVLFIFASIGITGAANIINQILEKDLDKMMKRTASRPLPSGRITVEQAATWAVVLGVASLAIFVMFFNLTTGLISLLSLVLYGFVYTPLKRVGPIAVFVGAFPGAFPPMIGWVAATNHFGLEPGILFAIQFFWQFPHFWAIAWVLDEDYKRAGFKLLPANGLKDSDTTLQIMIYTLFLLPIGWLPYELGMTGINSAFIATVFGVLFLAQTFHLMRTCTDKTAKQLMFGSFIYLPIVQIAFLLDKL
- a CDS encoding cytochrome c oxidase subunit 3 yields the protein MAAHVTTPGAVEPKMWLGGIEPMKASYGKLMMWFFLISDTFTFSALLVAYGTARFSFPAFTGKHEDFTFSNMYWPVPERVYEAVPFLHGVSLPLVFVGIMTFILIASSVTMVLAVEAGHRMDRANVEKYMLWTILGGFTFLGCQAWEWTHFIHGTDTGTVMKVIENGTWVEKTIHGANLTENQYGPPAFADFFFFITGFHGTHVFSGVILNILIFFRAATGFYDKRGSYEMVEKVGLYWHFVDLVWVFVFTFFYLV